In one Drosophila albomicans strain 15112-1751.03 chromosome X, ASM965048v2, whole genome shotgun sequence genomic region, the following are encoded:
- the LOC117576988 gene encoding LOW QUALITY PROTEIN: trichohyalin (The sequence of the model RefSeq protein was modified relative to this genomic sequence to represent the inferred CDS: deleted 1 base in 1 codon), with amino-acid sequence MAANPRWLRLNVLIILLQLARPQLTHSDLSQRSSDDQHCGTLGLQCTSESMHRMMENRRGQLDDYDEHLVYRQTTTMPNEARDQRHGQERETRVRAGRNDNQENRELIRQADAMRREERVDVSRRQERESGERNERSGERVEMRREDNDLTRRQEEENRERREERVEREQRREERVEREQRRVEHTDRRQDERLMARQERDEDMRRDISRRQEREEPDISRRQDEERIDMRREDRFNNQQREERDVTRRQERESREDMRREDSELTRRQEREDAVRREERSDRQEREDMRRVDADRSRQQERAERDTSRRQEREVREEHNNLRREEVESREVMRREEMDDSRRQQREDSDRREERDELRREERRHEEMDQSRRQEREERDLSRRDEREVRADMRREYNERSHRQEREERDVSRRDDRETSEDERRVENDLAHRVEGEERDVSRRHEREERSERSNPLREERDDARERREERSDFQRMERDTSRRVEDLRREEREVIRREDREERVELIDRRMSTEGMRREQNEREVSRRQEREMRADMRREDNERSREERSNLRREEREDMRREDRDLNRREEREHRDRREERSDLRREDREITRRIDDMQREDRREQRQNRERREEREDRETSRRVSDMRRVEREASRREDRAERTDSRMNVEGMRREENDLTRRQEREDNQRREDRSELAREEREVSRREDRESRREERDLTHRQEREDRRQEREVRDDMRRDERDDARRHEREDRERREELGGLRREEREVSRRQDREVRNEMRRGHRDHTDRQVREDRERREDREERELSRREEREVRRQERSEGHERVERMDRRLAREEIADLTSRQERREQRDETRRELPRETKEQHRERDFSQHFVRDNRNSNVLAKTKSNSWVSKVCSKHWLLMMGQALMLLALYSKISTKGFNLRHVVGSHVHGILHPIEC; translated from the exons ATGGCCGCAAATCCACGATGGTTGAGGCTCAACGTACTCATCATACTGCTGCAGTTGGCCAGGCCACAGCTGACACACTCTGACCTTAGTCAGCGTAGCTCCGATGACCAGCATTGCGGCACTCTTGGATTGCAATGCACATCGGAGTCCATGCATCGCATGATGGAGAATCGACGCGGGCAATTGGATGACTACGACGAGCATCTGGTATATAGACAAACAACGACTATGCCAAATGAGGCACGTGACCAACGGCATGGTCAAGAGCGAGAGACTCGTGTGCGTGCGGGACGAAATGACAACCAGGAAAATCGTGAACTCATTCGCCAAGCAGATGCAATGCGACGTGAGGAACGTGTTGATGTGTCTCGCAGGCAGGAACGCGAATCAGGAGAACGCAATGAGCGAAGTGGTGAACGGGTAGAGATGCGAAGGGAAGACAATGACCTCACTCGCcggcaagaagaagaaaatcgAGAGCGACGAGAGGAACGTGTAGAGCGCGAGCAGCGACGAGAGGAACGTGTAGAGCGTGAGCAGCGACGAGTAGAGCACACTGATCGTCGACAAGATGAGCGTCTGATGGCCCGTCAGGAACGAGATGAAGATATGCGTCGTGACATTTCTCGTCGACAGGAACGCGAAGAACCTGACATTTCTCGGCGACAGGA CGAAGAACGAATTGATATGCGACGTGAAGATCGCTTTAACAACCAGCAACGAGAGGAACGTGATGTGACTCGTCGTCAGGAGCGTGAAAGCCGCGAGGATATGCGACGAGAAGACTCTGAGCTAACACGCAGACAAGAACGTGAGGATGCAGTGCGACGAGAAGAGCGCAGTGATCGCCAAGAACGTGAAGATATGCGACGAGTTGACGCTGACCGCTCACGACAACAGGAACGAGCAGAGCGTGACACATCTCGACGACAGGAGCGTGAAGTACGTGAGGAACACAATAATCTGCGCCGAGAAGAAGTTGAAAGTCGTGAAGTCATGCGACGGGAAGAAATGGATGACTCTCGCAGGCAGCAACGAGAAGATAGTGATCGACGAGAAGAACGCGATGAACTGCGAAGAGAGGAACGTAGACATGAAGAAATGGATCAATCACGCAGACAGGAACGAGAAGAGCGCGACTTATCCCGAAGAGATGAACGTGAAGTTCGTGCCGATATGCGACGAGAATATAATGAACGCTCACACAGGCAAGAACGAGAGGAGCGTGATGTTTCACGTCGAGATGATCGGGAAACTTCAGAAGACGAGCGTCGTGTTGAAAATGATCTTGCACACCGAGTGGAAGGCGAAGAACGTGATGTATCTCGGCGACATGAACGTGAGGAACGATCAGAACGAAGCAATCCCCTTCGAGAAGAGCGCGACGATGCTCGTGAACGACGTGAGGAGCGCAGTGATTTCCAACGAATGGAGCGAGACACCTCACGAAGAGTCGAAGACTTGCGACGGGAAGAGCGTGAAGTAATTCGGCGAGAAGATCGTGAGGAGCGTGTTGAGTTAATTGACAGGCGAATGAGTACAGAAGGCATGCGACGAGAACAAAATGAGCGTGAGGTTTCTCGGCGACAGGAACGTGAAATGCGTGCAGATATGCGACGTGAAGATAACGAACGTTCGCGAGAGGAACGTAGTAATCTTCGACGAGAAGAACGCGAAGATATGCGACGAGAAGATCGTGACCTCAATCGCAGGGAAGAGCGAGAGCATCGCGACCGACGAGAGGAACGCAGTGACCTCCGACGCGAAGATCGAGAAATAACACGAAGAATTGACGATATGCAACGGGAAGATCGCAGGGAACAGCGACAGAATCGTGAGCGACGAGAGGAACGAGAAGATCGAGAAACATCGCGCAGGGTTAGCGATATGCGTCGTGTAGAACGTGAAGCATCTCGTCGAGAAGATCGTGCTGAGCGAACAGACAGCCGCATGAATGTGGAAGGTATGCGACGAGAAGAAAACGATCTAACGCGCAGACAAGAGCGAGAAGATAATCAACGGCGAGAGGACCGTAGCGAACTTGCACGAGAGGAACGCGAAGTATCTCGACGAGAAGATCGCGAAAGCCGGCGAGAAGAAAGGGACTTAACACACAGACAGGAGCGTGAGGATCGACGACAAGAACGTGAAGTGCGTGACGACATGCGACGGGATGAACGTGATGATGCACGCAGACACGAACGAGAGGATCGTGAGCGACGAGAAGAATTAGGCGGTCTTCGACGGGAGGAGCGTGAAGTATCTCGACGACAGGATCGCGAGGTTCGCAATGAAATGAGGCGCGGGCACCGTGACCACACTGACAGACAGGTTCGCGAAGATCGTGAGCGACGAGAGGATCGAGAGGAGAGGGAACTTTCTCGCCGAGAGGAGAGGGAAGTTCGACGACAAGAACGAAGCGAAGGACATGAGCGTGTCGAGCGCATGGATAGGCGATTGGCTCGAGAAGAGATCGCTGATCTTACCAGCAGACAGGAACGCCGCGAGCAGCGCGATGAGACGAGAAGAGAACTTCCAAGGGAGACGAAGGAACAACACAGAGAGCGGGATTTCTCACAGCACTTTGTGCGTGATAATCGCAATAGCAATGTGCTTGCAAAAACAAAGTCCAACAGTTGGGTCAGCAAGGTCTGCAGCAAGCATTGGCTGCTGATGATGGGACAGGCGCTTATGCTGCTGGCACTTTACTCGAAAATCAGCACAAAAGGATTTAACCTGAG ACATGTGGTTGGCAGTCATGTGCACGGCATTTTGCATCCCATCGAATGCTAG
- the LOC117564339 gene encoding centrosomal protein of 162 kDa isoform X2: MMEEITEAEDCAVLGGQSRRSSGQAVVTANSSLSGKRSYKPIAPMASYCEKAVGSSPKHLVSTLSSPIEQIGCSVSREHALMHEIEQLQEKLKDTEERLASVRLQSESLSQSQRAMREQNGRLQDESEMLKLDVQHLHECAGVLRSELLSARRDRDEAIQLERSLRTELEEAQQERRQAADVKDKDARIIQDLQRQCREMERILMRKYPDSVSALIVASKNPGICSMNDQENMSSRKLLEQRIAQLESDAKEQDRKAQQILANVQARFNSVQAKYETHIADLETQVLSLQEINTKLNEQIESQVRTLDRYMQKRADRYYNNCTQTEELETVNWPLGQLATVEAKATATSTATQTPSNGAMRDHSTNTIGCPSPSVICQQHLQQQQQQLHSAGSSSTSSTANSTPNTSRPNSKQSGTQRRIAIGSKLPISQSDSTLSLLSHGQGQGQGHSTAKEDSQLLSSVRCMRVDLAIKNKAMQRLTRELDECKKTIRKLQRDSGAVASSAAVQRRGHDQGHYQDHVPPTTESQALKEAQNKYHLLEADYKTLHDKRLQDLKTLQSAHERELASCNEAVRILQQRLNEREEAFATQKRRKVPVDYYALKAKVSLLERRHSEREERLHMLVEALSKGRLNGALEDMLQENNNK; the protein is encoded by the exons ATG ATGGAGGAGATTACCGAAGCCGAGGATTGTGCCGTCCTTGGCGGGCAGTCGCGTCGCAGCTCTGGCCAGGCGGTGGTCACCGCCAACTCGTCATTGTCAGGCAAACGTAGCTACAAACCCATCGCACCCATGGCCAGCTACTGTGAGAAGGCGGTGGGCAGTTCGCCCAAGCATCTGGTGAGCACACTGAGCTCGCCCATCGAACAGATTGGCTGCAGCGTGAGTCGCGAGCATGCGCTAATGCACGAGATCGAGCAGCTGCAGGAGAAGCTCAAGGACACCGAGGAGCGACTCGCTTCGGTGCGGCTGCAAAGCGAATCGCTGTCGCAGTCACAGCGTGCAATGCGCGAGCAAAATGGACGGCTGCAGGATGAGTCCGAGATGCTGAAGCTAGACGTGCAGCATCTTCATGAATGTGCGGGTGTCTTGCGTTCGGAGTTGTTGTCGGCGCGCCGTGATCGCGATGAGGCCATACAGCTGGAGCGTTCGTTGCGCACGGAGCTGGAGGAGGCGCAACAGGAGCGGCGACAGGCGGCGGATGTGAAGGATAAGGATGCGCGCATTATACAGGACTTGCAGCGACAGTGTCGCGAAATGGAACGCATCCTCATGCGCAAATATCCCGACTCTGTGTCGGCTTTGATCG TGGCATCCAAAAATCCGGGCATTTGCTCGATGAACGATCAGGAGAACATGAGCAGTCGCAAGCTGCTGGAGCAGCGCATCGCTCAACTGGAGTCGGATGCCAAGGAGCAGGATCGTAAGGCACAGCAGATACTGGCCAATGTGCAGGCACGTTTCAATTCGGTGCAGGCCAAATACGAGACGCACATTGCCGACCTGGAGACCCAAGTGCTCAG CCTGCAAGAGATCAACACGAAACTGAACGAACAGATCGAGTCACAGGTGCGCACTCTCGATCGCTACATGCAGAAGCGTGCCGATCGCTATTACAACAATTGCACTCAGACCGAGGAGCTGGAGACAGTCAATTGGCCACTTGGCCAGTTGGCCACAGTTGAAGCAAAGGCGACGGCAACCAGCACAGCGACACAAACGCCATCGAATGGCGCGATGCGTGATCACAGCACCAACACCATTGGTTGCCCATCGCCTAGTGTGATTTGTCAGCAAcatctgcaacagcagcagcaacagttgcactcggctggcagcagcagcacgagCAGCACAGCCAACTCCACGCCAAACACATCGCGACCGAACTCAAAGCAAAGCGGCACTCAGCGTCGCATTGCCATTGGCTCCAAGTTGCCCATCTCGCAGTCCGATTCGACGCTGTCGCTGCTTAGCCATGGTCAGGGTCAGGGTCAGGGTCACAGCACGGCCAAGGAGGATTCGCAGCTGTTGAGCTCGGTGCGTTGCATGCGCGTCGATTTGGCCATCAAAAACAAGGCAATGCAGCGTCTCACCCGTGAGCTGGACGAGTGCAAGAAGACCATACGCAAGCTGCAGCGTGACAGCGGAGCAGTTGCCTCCAGTGCAg CTGTGCAACGTCGTGGCCACGATCAGGGGCATTATCAGGACCATGTGCCGCCGACCACGGAATCCCAGGCCTTGAAGGaggcacaaaacaaataccatTTGCTGGAGGCTGATTACAAAACGTTGCACGACAAGCGACTGCAGGAC TTGAAGACACTGCAGAGTGCCCATGAGCGTGAGCTGGCATCGTGCAACGAAGCGGTGCGCATACTGCAACAGCGTCTCAACGAGCGCGAAGAGGCATTTGCCACACAGAAGCGTCGCAAGGTGCCCGTCGATTATTACGCCCTCAAAGCCAAG GTTTCGTTGCTGGAGCGACGTCATTCGGAGCGAGAGGAACGCCTGCATATGCTTGTCGAGGCGCTGAGCAAGGGCAGACTGAATGGGGCACTGGAGGATATGCTGcaggagaacaacaacaagtag